One Mus musculus strain C57BL/6J chromosome X, GRCm38.p6 C57BL/6J DNA window includes the following coding sequences:
- the Nkap gene encoding NF-kappa-B-activating protein, with protein sequence MAPVSGSRSPEREASGAKRRSPSRSPKSIKSSRSPRCRRSRSRSCSRFGDRNGLSHSLSGFSQSSRNQSYRSRSRSRSRERPSAQRSAPFASASSSAYYGGYSRPYGGDKPWPSLLDKEREESLRQKRLSERERIGELGAPEVWGLSPKNPEPDSDEHTPVEDEEPKKSTTSASSSEDDKKKKRKSSHSKDRAKKKRKKKSSKRKHKKYSEDSDSDSESDTDSSDEDSKRRAKKAKKKDKKKKRRGKKYKKKKSKKNRKESSDSSSKESQEEFLENPWKDRSKAEEPSDLIGPEAPKTLASQDDKPLNYGHALLPGEGAAMAEYVKAGKRIPRRGEIGLTSEEIASFECSGYVMSGSRHRRMEAVRLRKENQIYSADEKRALASFNQEERRKRENKILASFREMVYRKTKGKDDK encoded by the exons ATGGCTCCTGTATCGGGCTCGCGTAGCCCTGAACGGGAGGCCTCCGGGGCGAAGCGTCGCAGTCCATCGCGGAGCCCCAAATCCATCAAATCTTCCCGCTCCCCGCGGTGTCGCCGGTCTCGCTCGCGCTCTTGTTCTCGGTTCGGCGACCGGAATGGCCTCAGTCATTCGCTGAGTGGCTTCAGCCAAAGCTCCCGAAACCAATCTTACCGCTCCCGCTCTCGATCGCGCTCTCGCGAACGGCCCTCGGCACAGCGGAGCGCCCCGTTTGCTTCTGCATCCTCGTCCGCCTATTACGGCGGCTACTCGCGTCCCTACGGGGGCGACAAGCCATGGCCTAGCCTGCTGgacaaggaaagggaggagagtctCCGGCAGAA GAGATTAAGTGAAAGAGAGAGGATTGGAGAATTGGGAGCTCCTGAAGTTTGGGGACTTTCCCCAAAGAATCCTGAACCAGA CTCTGATGAACATACACCAGTAGAGGATGAAGAACCAAAGAAAAGCACTACTTCAGCATCTAGTTCAGaag ATgataagaagaagaaaaggaaatctaGTCATTCAAAAGACAGagccaagaaaaagagaaagaaaaagtcatctaaaagaaaacataaaaagtattctgaagatagcgacagtgACTCTGAATCTGACACAGACTCCAGCG ATGAAGATTCAAAAAGAAGAGCAAAGAAAGCTaagaaaaaggacaagaaaaagaaacgaAGAGG gaagaaatacaagaaaaagaagtctaagaaaaacagaaaagagtcCAGTGATTCGAGCTCTAAAGAGTCCCAAGAAGAATTTCTAGAGAATCCTTGGAAGGATCGATCAA aggcagaagaaccatcAGATTTGATTGGCCCAGAGGCTCCCAAAACTCTTGCCTCCCAAGATGATAAGCCTTTGAA CTATGGCCACGCTCTGTTACCTGGTGAAGGCGCAGCTATGGCTGAATATGTAAAAGCTGGCAAGCGTATCCCAAGAAGAGGTGAAATTGGCTTGACAAGTGAAGAGATCGCATCATTTGAATGTTCCGGTTACGTAATGAGTGGTAGCAG GCATCGCCGAATGGAGGCTGTTCGACTTCGGAAAGAGAACCAGATCTACAGTGCTGATGAGAAGAGAGCCCTTGCATCCTTTAACCAAGAAGAAAGACGAAAGAGGGAGAACAAGATTCTGGCCAGCTTTCGTGAGATGGTATACAGAAAGACCAAAGGGAAGGATGACAAGTGA